A stretch of Clostridium sp. BJN0001 DNA encodes these proteins:
- a CDS encoding ParB/RepB/Spo0J family partition protein, translating into MKSSNAKKIKLTSYNDIFNIVDEKENIKNERIQEISLSELYEFTNHPFKVIDDEKMEETVKSIKEYGVLVPAIARQRENGGYELISGHRRKRASENAGLKTMPVIVRNLNDDEATIIMVDSNIQRENLLYSEKAFAYKMKLDAIKHQGFRSDLKECNKVGGVKEIGEEAGDSIRQVQRFIRLTELIKELLEYVDNKKLSFNAAVDISYLNKEEQADLLKIIKKSNSIPSLSQSVRLKKYSLEGKLDKNVIEIIMTEEEKAVNKVTISREKLGRYFPKEYTQKQIEDIIYKLLEDWSGKEE; encoded by the coding sequence ATGAAAAGCAGTAATGCAAAGAAAATCAAACTAACTTCCTATAATGATATATTTAACATAGTAGACGAAAAAGAAAATATTAAAAATGAAAGAATACAGGAAATTTCTCTTTCAGAATTATATGAATTTACTAACCATCCATTTAAGGTGATAGATGATGAAAAAATGGAGGAAACAGTTAAGAGTATAAAAGAATATGGAGTGTTAGTACCAGCTATTGCAAGGCAAAGAGAAAATGGAGGCTATGAACTTATATCTGGACATAGAAGAAAAAGAGCAAGTGAAAATGCAGGATTAAAAACTATGCCAGTTATAGTGAGAAATTTAAATGATGATGAAGCAACTATTATAATGGTAGATTCTAATATACAAAGAGAAAATCTATTATATAGTGAAAAGGCATTTGCTTATAAAATGAAGCTTGATGCAATAAAACATCAGGGGTTTAGAAGTGATTTGAAAGAGTGCAATAAAGTAGGTGGAGTTAAGGAAATAGGAGAAGAAGCTGGGGATAGTATAAGACAAGTTCAGAGATTTATAAGATTAACAGAACTCATTAAGGAACTATTAGAATATGTGGATAATAAAAAGCTGTCATTTAATGCAGCTGTGGATATTTCATATTTGAATAAAGAAGAACAAGCAGATTTATTAAAAATTATAAAAAAAAGTAATAGTATTCCTTCATTATCCCAATCAGTAAGGCTAAAGAAATATAGTTTAGAAGGAAAGCTTGATAAAAATGTTATTGAAATAATAATGACAGAGGAAGAAAAAGCAGTGAATAAAGTTACAATTTCCAGAGAAAAGCTTGGGAGATATTTTCCTAAAGAATATACACAAAAGCAGATAGAGGATATTATTTATAAATTATTAGAAGATTGGAGCGGAAAGGAGGAATAA
- a CDS encoding AAA family ATPase, translating to MCKVIAIANQKGGVGKTTTTVNLGIGLVRKGKKVLLIDADSQGSLTASLGFDEPDKLTETLATVMGKVINDEEMLEKDGILRHEEKIDLLPANIELSGIEISLVNVMSRELILKEYIEMMKKFYDYIIIDCMPSLGMITINVFAAADRILIPVQAQYLPLKGLELLLHTINKVRKQINQKINIEGILMTMVNERTNDSKENISALREAYGENLKIFENNIPYSVRASETSKYGTSIFKHDPNGKVAKAYELLAEEVLNNEKQ from the coding sequence ATGTGTAAGGTAATAGCAATAGCAAATCAAAAAGGGGGAGTAGGCAAAACTACAACAACAGTTAATTTAGGAATTGGACTTGTAAGAAAGGGGAAAAAAGTACTTTTAATAGATGCAGATTCTCAAGGAAGTTTAACTGCAAGCTTAGGGTTTGATGAACCAGATAAACTGACAGAAACCCTAGCTACTGTAATGGGAAAAGTAATAAATGATGAAGAAATGTTAGAAAAAGATGGGATACTTAGACATGAAGAAAAAATTGATTTACTTCCAGCTAATATTGAACTATCAGGAATTGAAATTTCATTAGTCAATGTAATGAGCAGAGAGCTTATATTAAAAGAATATATTGAAATGATGAAGAAATTTTATGACTATATAATAATTGACTGTATGCCATCCCTTGGAATGATAACAATAAATGTATTTGCAGCAGCTGATAGAATACTCATTCCTGTTCAAGCACAGTATCTTCCATTAAAGGGCTTAGAACTTTTGCTTCATACAATTAATAAGGTTAGAAAGCAGATTAATCAAAAGATAAATATTGAAGGGATATTAATGACTATGGTCAATGAAAGAACAAATGATTCAAAGGAAAATATATCAGCACTTAGGGAAGCTTATGGAGAGAATTTAAAGATATTTGAAAATAATATTCCTTATTCAGTAAGAGCTTCAGAAACAAGCAAATATGGGACAAGTATTTTTAAGCATGATCCTAATGGAAAAGTAGCAAAAGCCTATGAATTATTAGCTGAGGAGGTTTTAAATAATGAAAAGCAGTAA
- a CDS encoding N-acetylmuramoyl-L-alanine amidase, which produces MKIGLRAGHSDNCQGAVGIVNEHEQMKKYYNYIKEVLTKYGHTVIDCNSNANTENMELAEGASKANNNNVDLFISLHMNCFNGQAHGAECLVSSTSSRAYAYATRLVNNYASLGFSNRGVKCQKLYEMNHIAASNIISEICFCDSAADIDIYNKYSWEQLAYAFCNAIDSNIPFNLTQYKKGWNQDSKGWFYSPDQESYYNDGWIKIEGKWFYFVENGYITSGWIKDDGFWYYLNEKHDGSFGAMVTGWITYKGRKCYLEENSNGYQGRCYCNETAVIDGIEYVFDKNGYVK; this is translated from the coding sequence ATGAAAATAGGATTAAGAGCAGGACATTCAGACAACTGCCAAGGAGCAGTAGGGATTGTGAATGAGCATGAGCAAATGAAAAAATACTATAACTATATCAAAGAGGTTTTAACTAAGTATGGGCATACAGTAATAGATTGTAATAGCAATGCTAATACAGAGAATATGGAACTAGCAGAAGGTGCCTCAAAAGCTAATAACAACAATGTAGATTTATTTATAAGTCTGCATATGAATTGTTTTAATGGTCAAGCACATGGAGCAGAATGTCTTGTAAGTTCCACAAGCTCAAGAGCATATGCTTATGCAACAAGATTAGTTAATAATTATGCTTCTTTAGGATTTAGTAACAGAGGAGTTAAGTGCCAGAAGCTGTATGAAATGAACCATATTGCAGCATCAAACATAATTTCAGAAATATGTTTTTGTGATAGTGCAGCAGATATTGATATATATAATAAGTATAGCTGGGAACAACTAGCTTATGCTTTCTGCAATGCAATAGATAGTAATATACCATTTAATTTAACTCAATATAAAAAAGGTTGGAACCAGGATTCAAAAGGTTGGTTTTATTCTCCAGACCAAGAGAGCTATTATAACGATGGATGGATTAAAATAGAGGGCAAATGGTTCTATTTTGTGGAAAATGGATATATAACATCAGGATGGATTAAAGATGATGGATTTTGGTATTATCTTAATGAAAAACATGATGGTTCATTTGGAGCTATGGTTACTGGATGGATAACTTATAAAGGTAGAAAGTGCTATCTTGAAGAAAACTCAAATGGATATCAGGGCAGATGCTATTGTAATGAAACTGCAGTTATTGATGGTATTGAGTATGTGTTTGATAAGAATGGTTATGTCAAATAA
- a CDS encoding phage holin family protein: MELTNLMDYLPPYMVLLVAAAMVLGQILKSLECIKDKYITLFLGAFVLTIAVILSIINAQYKVTLDAIINGILQGTIVWGVAIGINQTYKQLKKDE, from the coding sequence ATGGAATTAACAAATTTAATGGATTATTTACCACCTTATATGGTACTTTTAGTCGCAGCAGCAATGGTATTAGGACAAATTTTAAAGAGCCTTGAGTGCATAAAAGACAAATATATAACATTATTCTTAGGAGCTTTTGTTCTTACAATAGCGGTTATTTTAAGCATAATAAATGCACAATATAAAGTTACATTAGATGCAATTATAAATGGAATACTTCAAGGTACGATTGTATGGGGAGTAGCAATAGGAATCAATCAGACTTATAAGCAGTTGAAGAAAGATGAATAA
- the xerA gene encoding site-specific tyrosine recombinase/integron integrase: MNCNEEFIVKAIGKLTLEFNYNWDEQKKLRELLYLALYNYEVVSSEKSLVASDLKEKILLYLQVKKLENYSKATLKNYTYTLRKFSDFIVKPVSTITKNDIRYFMALNYSKLKPSTINNKIACFKTFFEWLEQEELIQKNPARSLLGTRLPKHLRHSLTLEELEKIRMACINLRERALIEFIFATGCRISEVMNTNISDIDFSNNSLKVIGKGEKERIVFFNDKTKLHLKKYIDTRDDENRALFIATKSPFNRLSRRSLEVAVSNIGKRAKIGKPVFPHLLRHTMATLGLQSGADITTIQHLLGHTTPSTTQIYAENSLDNLKHEYKQHFNC, translated from the coding sequence TTGAATTGTAATGAAGAATTTATAGTTAAGGCTATTGGAAAACTAACATTAGAATTTAACTATAATTGGGATGAGCAAAAGAAATTAAGGGAATTACTATATTTAGCTTTATATAATTATGAAGTAGTTAGTAGTGAAAAATCCTTAGTTGCAAGTGATCTTAAAGAAAAGATCTTATTATATCTTCAAGTAAAAAAATTAGAAAATTATTCGAAAGCTACATTAAAAAATTACACATATACGTTAAGAAAATTTTCTGATTTTATAGTAAAGCCTGTATCAACTATAACAAAAAACGATATACGTTACTTTATGGCATTAAATTACTCTAAACTAAAACCAAGTACAATTAATAATAAAATTGCTTGTTTTAAAACATTTTTTGAATGGTTGGAGCAGGAGGAATTAATACAAAAGAATCCCGCAAGAAGTTTATTAGGAACACGTTTACCAAAGCATTTAAGACATTCTCTTACATTAGAGGAATTAGAAAAAATAAGAATGGCATGTATAAATCTTAGAGAACGTGCTTTGATAGAATTTATTTTTGCAACAGGATGTAGAATTTCAGAAGTTATGAACACCAATATATCAGATATTGATTTCTCTAATAATTCTTTAAAAGTAATAGGAAAAGGAGAAAAAGAAAGAATTGTATTTTTCAATGATAAAACAAAATTACATTTAAAAAAGTATATTGATACTAGAGATGATGAAAATAGAGCATTATTTATAGCCACAAAATCTCCATTTAATAGATTAAGCAGAAGATCATTAGAAGTAGCAGTATCTAATATTGGGAAGAGAGCAAAGATAGGGAAACCAGTATTCCCCCATTTGCTAAGACATACAATGGCAACATTAGGACTACAATCTGGAGCAGATATAACAACGATACAACATCTATTGGGGCATACAACTCCAAGCACAACACAAATTTATGCAGAAAATAGCTTGGATAACTTAAAACATGAATATAAGCAACATTTTAATTGTTAA
- a CDS encoding XkdX family protein: protein MDFWKMVFNLKIVDTEYLKQVVITEKSPYGDITTEQYKEITGEDFIKLL from the coding sequence ATGGATTTTTGGAAAATGGTATTCAATTTAAAAATAGTAGATACAGAATATTTAAAGCAAGTTGTTATTACAGAAAAATCTCCATATGGAGATATAACAACAGAACAGTATAAAGAAATTACAGGAGAAGATTTTATTAAATTACTATAA
- a CDS encoding putative phage tail protein translates to MSRLLIDHMPDYYNNSKVIESIDTAISKEIENADKYNNAVLDNFYWSSINELGIARWEKELGISVADNYDLDLRVSRVIAKLRGQGTTTVNVIKNIIKAWNGCKVEVYELSPHILMQKYTHQQLALKTYGDLKGEDYEIKIVFIDTVGIPRNMDDVKRAISEVIPAHLNVRYVVTFKSYAGLKSYTHSDLSKYTHVNIRNNEMEEY, encoded by the coding sequence ATGAGTAGATTATTAATAGATCATATGCCTGATTATTATAATAACAGTAAAGTAATTGAAAGCATTGATACTGCAATAAGCAAAGAAATTGAAAATGCTGATAAGTACAATAATGCTGTATTAGATAATTTCTATTGGAGTAGTATTAATGAGCTTGGAATTGCAAGATGGGAAAAAGAATTGGGTATAAGTGTTGCTGATAATTATGATTTAGATTTAAGAGTAAGCAGAGTTATTGCAAAACTTAGAGGGCAGGGTACAACAACAGTAAATGTAATAAAGAATATTATTAAAGCATGGAATGGATGCAAGGTAGAAGTATATGAACTTTCTCCACATATTTTAATGCAGAAATATACGCATCAGCAGTTAGCATTAAAAACATATGGAGATTTAAAAGGTGAAGATTATGAAATAAAAATAGTGTTTATTGATACAGTTGGAATACCTCGAAACATGGATGATGTAAAAAGAGCGATAAGTGAAGTTATTCCAGCTCATTTAAATGTACGTTATGTAGTTACTTTTAAATCTTATGCCGGTTTAAAGAGTTATACACATTCTGATTTAAGCAAATATACACATGTAAATATAAGAAATAATGAAATGGAGGAATATTAA
- a CDS encoding baseplate J/gp47 family protein, protein MQSKEILNNMLDNTSDELNKSEGQFVYDVEAASAIELGKLYSKADEILNEGFVDTCDSRNLERKCSDIGIERKKAKFSTGIVKVTGNVGSIIYAGNLFATNSVNFKAIEDVTLTEKTADIKVECTEVGNVGNVSAGDIKFFPVTLSGIASVINEKAFSNGYDEETDAELRERYYLKVRTPATSGNKYSYMQWCLEVDGVGACDVIPLWNGNGTVKCIILNSNKTGADEPLINAVANHVEEVRPIGATVTVASATELIINLNIKPTYDSDVISSDVLKSSIKKVLTDYLKEIAFKKNYVSLAQLGAKILNIDGVTDYEDLTLNNVEDNVSIPSENVAVSGEVTLNE, encoded by the coding sequence GTGCAAAGTAAAGAAATATTAAATAATATGCTTGATAATACAAGTGATGAATTAAATAAAAGTGAAGGACAGTTCGTATATGATGTTGAGGCAGCAAGTGCTATAGAACTTGGAAAATTATATTCAAAGGCTGATGAAATTCTTAATGAAGGTTTTGTTGATACATGTGATTCAAGAAATCTTGAAAGAAAATGTTCCGATATAGGAATTGAAAGAAAAAAGGCAAAATTTAGCACAGGAATAGTAAAAGTTACTGGAAATGTTGGCAGCATTATTTATGCAGGCAATTTATTTGCAACAAACAGCGTGAATTTCAAGGCCATTGAGGATGTAACGCTTACAGAAAAAACTGCAGATATAAAAGTTGAGTGTACTGAGGTTGGAAATGTTGGAAATGTTTCAGCAGGAGACATAAAATTCTTTCCAGTAACATTAAGCGGAATAGCATCTGTGATTAATGAAAAAGCTTTTTCAAATGGATATGATGAAGAGACAGATGCTGAATTAAGAGAAAGATATTATCTTAAAGTAAGGACACCAGCAACCAGCGGAAATAAATATAGTTATATGCAATGGTGTCTTGAAGTAGATGGAGTTGGAGCATGTGATGTAATTCCATTATGGAATGGAAATGGCACAGTAAAATGCATAATTCTTAATTCTAACAAAACAGGTGCAGATGAACCACTTATAAATGCAGTTGCTAATCATGTTGAAGAAGTAAGACCTATAGGTGCAACTGTGACTGTTGCGAGTGCGACTGAATTAATAATTAACTTAAATATAAAGCCAACATATGATTCAGATGTAATATCTTCAGATGTATTAAAAAGCAGCATAAAAAAAGTTTTAACAGATTATCTTAAAGAAATTGCATTTAAAAAGAATTATGTAAGCTTGGCACAGCTAGGAGCGAAAATCTTGAATATTGATGGTGTTACAGATTATGAGGATTTAACTCTTAATAATGTTGAAGATAACGTGTCAATACCATCTGAAAATGTTGCAGTTTCTGGTGAGGTGACATTAAATGAGTAG
- a CDS encoding DUF2634 domain-containing protein: MITPAQLGFSENNNDYGKTSVSSGKSFLFDFQKGEFATDDKGNLIETNGIESLKMWIEKVLKTDVNSFDIYKDTNYGIESLLDLVTSDFPMAFKKAEIKKIVTTALLKNSDIRFIENFKFERNKRLLTVRFDCSTIYGTVKSEVSF, encoded by the coding sequence ATGATTACTCCGGCGCAACTTGGATTTTCTGAAAATAATAATGATTATGGAAAGACTTCTGTAAGTAGCGGAAAGTCTTTTTTATTTGATTTTCAAAAAGGAGAATTTGCAACAGATGATAAAGGAAATTTGATTGAAACTAATGGAATTGAAAGCTTGAAAATGTGGATTGAAAAAGTATTAAAAACTGACGTAAATTCTTTTGATATATATAAAGATACTAATTATGGAATTGAAAGTTTACTTGACTTAGTTACAAGCGATTTCCCTATGGCTTTTAAAAAAGCAGAAATCAAAAAAATAGTAACAACAGCTCTATTGAAAAATTCTGACATTAGATTTATAGAAAATTTTAAATTTGAACGCAACAAAAGACTACTTACAGTACGTTTCGATTGTTCTACAATTTACGGAACTGTTAAAAGCGAGGTGAGTTTTTAG
- a CDS encoding DUF2577 family protein, producing the protein MYYVDLANELKKRNNSKPCEPTIGKVISISPLKISIFNGQVLLDGNIIELSNDFCILNGTCEVNGETGTCSIDRTIKQGEEVQCIPTNNGQKWFIAR; encoded by the coding sequence ATGTATTATGTTGATTTAGCAAATGAACTAAAAAAGAGAAATAATTCTAAACCCTGTGAGCCGACAATAGGAAAAGTGATAAGCATATCCCCTCTTAAAATAAGTATATTCAATGGTCAAGTTCTGTTAGATGGAAATATTATTGAATTATCGAATGATTTCTGTATCTTAAACGGAACATGTGAAGTTAATGGAGAAACAGGGACTTGCAGTATTGATAGAACTATTAAACAGGGAGAAGAAGTTCAATGTATTCCTACTAATAATGGTCAAAAATGGTTTATAGCGAGGTGA
- a CDS encoding C40 family peptidase has protein sequence MFKLVTSGIDILPYSNNLSWESNTDTLGTQLSFDTIKDLPECQVLSLFNDDKELIRGVVIKKTDKTNTFSYTVQDYSFYLKNKTLKQFNSMAASECIKSLIGDAYLVGNITNIPTLITQIYKDKTLNEIIGDILEKARADQGIYYFRDITGNVLNIYRLEDMKIVPNIIIGDYTINSSIENMKNDIQVISSEEKYNSIIASASDESKYAWYGKLSDTLTVDANNVAQAKNMAINKLSELNKIEKSTTVPLIVLDENVEIKANRYIYLHSGKLIGYYFVKSAKHSLVDGLHKCDIEITLNVEPNILTSTFENTSLINQLLSDSAKNSNSSESKSSVSSSSGSSSKGQQVVEYARKFLGVKYVWGGTSLSGGCDCSGMVQAVYAHFGINLPRTTYTQVNCGTAVSKANLQPGDLVFPSDHHVQLYAGNGQIIEQPKTGLCEREVAMWGFWKARRVL, from the coding sequence ATGTTTAAATTAGTTACAAGCGGAATAGATATACTCCCATATTCGAATAATCTTTCGTGGGAAAGCAATACAGATACTCTTGGTACTCAGCTTTCCTTTGACACAATAAAGGATTTACCAGAGTGCCAGGTTCTAAGTCTGTTTAATGATGACAAAGAGCTTATACGAGGAGTTGTAATAAAAAAGACAGATAAAACTAACACATTTAGTTATACTGTTCAAGATTATTCATTTTATTTAAAAAATAAGACTTTAAAGCAGTTCAACTCAATGGCAGCAAGTGAATGTATAAAATCTCTAATAGGAGATGCTTATTTGGTTGGTAATATAACTAATATTCCAACTCTGATTACTCAGATATATAAAGATAAGACATTAAATGAAATAATTGGGGATATATTAGAAAAAGCACGAGCAGATCAAGGAATTTATTATTTTAGGGACATAACTGGAAATGTATTAAATATCTATAGATTGGAAGATATGAAGATAGTTCCAAACATAATTATTGGAGACTACACAATAAATTCCAGTATAGAAAATATGAAGAATGATATACAAGTTATATCGAGTGAAGAAAAATATAATTCTATTATTGCAAGTGCTTCTGATGAAAGTAAATATGCGTGGTATGGCAAATTAAGCGATACGTTAACAGTTGATGCGAATAATGTTGCACAAGCTAAAAACATGGCAATAAATAAACTTTCTGAATTAAATAAGATTGAGAAGAGTACAACAGTACCTTTAATTGTATTAGATGAAAATGTTGAAATAAAGGCTAATAGATATATTTATTTGCATTCAGGAAAATTAATCGGTTATTATTTTGTTAAAAGTGCAAAGCATTCTCTGGTTGATGGACTTCACAAATGCGATATTGAAATAACATTAAATGTTGAACCGAATATACTTACAAGTACTTTTGAGAATACAAGCTTAATTAATCAGCTATTATCTGATTCAGCTAAAAATTCAAACTCAAGTGAAAGTAAATCATCAGTATCTTCTTCAAGCGGTTCTAGTTCTAAAGGCCAGCAAGTGGTTGAATATGCAAGAAAATTTTTAGGCGTTAAATATGTCTGGGGAGGAACATCATTATCAGGAGGGTGTGACTGCTCTGGAATGGTACAGGCAGTATATGCTCATTTTGGAATTAATCTTCCACGAACAACATATACTCAAGTTAATTGTGGAACAGCAGTAAGTAAAGCAAATTTACAACCAGGAGATCTTGTATTCCCATCCGACCATCATGTCCAGCTTTATGCAGGTAATGGACAAATAATCGAACAGCCTAAAACAGGACTATGCGAGAGAGAAGTTGCAATGTGGGGATTTTGGAAAGCAAGGAGGGTTTTATAA
- a CDS encoding cell wall-binding protein: protein MGYDIYIANKDKSKVLQLPVIPAELPTITKSITNEEFKSYNAGTYNFIKEKGLDTFSIDTWIPCDEHDYYFTKSDLKAKEFINFLNAAIDNKEFIQIVIIKSDGTTFVNDKYSIESFTHGVKKNGDYSYSLGVKQYREISKNAYALGWNRNGTGWWYCYDYDNYKWYASCWQFIEGEWYYFDENGYALCSQWFLWKNEWYYLDENCKAVHSAWKQINGKWYYFYDSSCKMAHDCYTPDGYWVDSNGAWRQ from the coding sequence ATGGGATATGACATATATATAGCAAATAAAGATAAAAGTAAAGTATTACAGCTTCCTGTTATTCCAGCAGAACTTCCTACTATAACAAAATCTATTACAAATGAAGAATTTAAAAGCTATAATGCTGGAACTTATAATTTTATAAAAGAAAAAGGACTAGATACTTTTTCAATAGATACGTGGATTCCTTGTGATGAGCATGATTACTATTTTACAAAAAGTGATCTTAAAGCAAAAGAATTTATTAATTTTCTTAATGCTGCAATAGATAATAAAGAATTTATACAGATAGTAATTATAAAATCAGACGGAACTACATTTGTAAATGATAAATATAGTATTGAAAGCTTTACACATGGAGTAAAAAAGAACGGAGATTATAGTTATAGTTTAGGAGTTAAACAATATAGAGAAATATCTAAAAATGCATATGCTCTTGGCTGGAACAGAAATGGCACAGGGTGGTGGTACTGCTATGATTATGATAATTATAAATGGTATGCATCATGTTGGCAGTTCATTGAGGGCGAATGGTATTACTTTGATGAAAACGGATATGCATTATGTAGTCAATGGTTTTTATGGAAAAATGAATGGTACTACTTAGATGAAAATTGTAAAGCAGTACACAGTGCATGGAAGCAGATTAATGGAAAATGGTATTACTTTTATGATAGCAGTTGTAAAATGGCACATGACTGTTATACTCCAGATGGTTACTGGGTAGATTCAAACGGAGCATGGAGGCAGTAA